The Miscanthus floridulus cultivar M001 chromosome 6, ASM1932011v1, whole genome shotgun sequence genomic interval CGCGTACAGTGGGAGCGCGTGCAtcatcaatggtgccaccctccttgcgtggtaggccccgatgatgcTCGACACCTTCAGGCTGCTCTCCTTCAAGATCtggatggtggtgatgtggtctcggatcctcttcttgtccttctctagaaTGCCACACTTCCTCCttgactctagggcctcttcaATCAGGCGGCCGGTGAACTCTAGCAGAGGGACAGTGacatcattcttgaggtagaaccactgtgaatgccaccccttgttggatgttgACAGCCGCATCGGCGGGTACTCACTGACCCggttgttctagagttggatgtCGGCGCACCCCATCGACATGTGTAGTTCTTGCCTGTCGctcctctccctcttcttctggagggtgacaGCGAAGAAGTATCTCCATAGattgaagtgggggctgatccctaagAATCCCTTGCATAGGGCGacaaacgctgccatgtgctggatcctgttgggattgaggtgctgtagctcgatcttgtagtagtgcagcagccctcgaAGAAATCTATGGGCGTGGGTTgtgaacccacgctcatggaagtgggcgaatgacACCTTGTAGCCATTGGGTGACAGCAATAGATCCTCCTcgccgggcagcagccactcctcggccgaggtccatgcacggagaagaccacgacggatgaggccctccatgtgctggaaggtgatgtcagaatggcaccactgatccattggaggtggggacaGTTGGATATGGGCTTGATGGTGGCGAGGATGCGAAGGCGAGGAACCCTAGGTgattggtggtggtggtcgtgGCTGTGGAGgaaaggatgcaaggtatggaacccgAGGGGCGAACCCTTTGTTTTTATAGGGGCAATGGGTGCGAGAAAACCAACCGCCCACCTAGATCTCCGCGCCTGCCATGATCAGCCACAACGTCTCGCCACGGGAAGTGCGCCCGCAATCTCTGTCCGTTCCCTTGAAAACTTGCTGGACATTTTGCCTCTCTGGACGGGCCATGACTCGCCAcaagtaagaggaatacggatcaAAAAACACCTCTACGGCCCGCCTGGGCCTAGGAATTCGAAGGTTTGCCCATCAACGGGTTCGACAATCACTCTGGGCACCCTTGGAGTAAGGGATGGGCCTACAAGCGGCCAGTACCCAGGCGCACGAGAGCCATGGGTATCCCGACCCACAATCAAGTCTCAACCGGGTACAATCCATGGTTTTCTCTTAAAGAAAGGTAGAGAGctcttgggaccggtcgaacagacccgagaactatatggactgacCGTTGAGAATTTAAAGTTAGTCACCAAGCTGACCCTAGCTGGATCCCCATGAACAGGATGCCGGGACCCCACTCGAACTAACCAGCTAACAGTTCACCGAGCACCACGGCTCGTCCATAGATAAAAATCAGGGCATGGCTCATCCCTCCAGTTGCGGAAACCATTGATGGGGTGATAATCACAAAGGCAAGTTGACCTTCGACCGGACCCCCGCTATGcgtggggctcgaggaaagttggactcgcaaggagactggACGCACGATCGCAGAACGACGGACCCACACGGGGGTCAAAAATTGGGAAGGACCTTTtccaacccaccaaatctcacggccatacccgcgaagggtccgacctCGATGAGAGGGAATCACCATCCCTAGATCACGCCGTGGATAaaaaaggccaaggccctcagagtcctcctgtttgaaaaagcctccgaaggagtattctactcctccaaaggctcaggggctactgtcgaggacaaatactagggtacccaaagaggagggacTAATGGTCATCGACGATAGATCATCCTCGCAGTCAAGGGTGCGACTACAGCTCCGACCGATCCCTaggtgcgcaagctccgcctcgcccgacaccgaggccgcaagcttcgtctcgcccaacaccaaggccgtgggctccgcctcgcttgacctaTGAGGGTTGGCTCTATCTCGACCGACCTCTGAGGatcggctccgcctcgcccaacccctgagggtggctccgtcttgcccgacaccaaggccgtgggctccgtctcgcccgaaccTTGGGTCtgtgctccgcctcgctcaacccctgggtctgcgctccgcctcgcccgacccctgagggttggctccacctcacccgaccttgaggccgcgggctccgcctcgcctgacctctaggtgttggctccgcctcgctcgacccctgagggttggctccgcctcgcctgacccttgggtttgggtTTCGCCTCGACCgagccttgggtttgcgctctgcctcacccggcctctgggaaggaagtccgcctcgcccgaccccgaggctgagggccccatctcgcccgacggagacccataccgccgccaaccactccaggtccaaacgtatgggcctgggtcaaagctctgacactagggaaaaaactggcacgcctcgatgtaacccgtggccacgaTGGGACATACCTAGgggttcacatcaggaacaacatCGGGCGTACTggtactgttctgcctaacccccgtacgaacactgacgggcacgtcagttcaccacgacgtccaccagGACGGAGTGGAGTGCCATGATTGGCAGACGACGCCtacacatggcgccagtgacggacaagGCCACAACAGgaagctatccctgttgacgtctacagggtcgatGGGACCCGTATAaaggagaaggacccggcgatcctaaaGAACTTCTTTCCCTCGTTCTCTTCTTTTCCTccattgtaacccatgctttcccttagcctataaaagagaaagcagggcgtcccacaaGGGGCATTGCATGAGATTGGATCAACTCGACTGATCAAACTCAACTCGACTCGAATCGAGCACACAACAGAGAAGCGTCCGGGCTCTTGGCACCCGTTCAtttctttcaccagagacttaggacccgTCCCTCTCTCAACCATATGTAACACCTACAacgaacttttagtgctagtaacacgagtagcagcaacgaactggacgtagggacattctgcccgaaccagtataaatctcatatactcttagcacaccatccgagccagacgcgctaTATTAGAAATTTATTTgttggtggcaactcaaaacaccgacactcctAGCACCGGAAGATGGGATACTCAAAATGAAAGGAAAAAATGACTTCCTTTTTGAATTGGTTGGGTCCTAATGCCAATGaacgaaagaaaagaaaaatctcaaacaaaagtgaaaaaaaaacaattgtgTAGTACCTTCAATCCAGAAGCTACTAAAAATGACTCAGAAAATTTACCAAACTATTAGATAaatagtaaataatccacgagtGACTGCAGTTGGAACAGGATAATGCGATCAGATAATCAGAACTAGTATACCAAACTATTAAGGTGATTTGGCTTTTTGCTTTCAGTTGTTTCTATTGATACACATTACCACACTAAATCTTATATGCACTGATTTACAACAATCAGTTCAAGATTTTAGTCTGCTAAGCATGGTAGTACACAAAACCCAAGAGTACAAGTTTAAACTTTTTTCTCAAGCTTGATCATGAACAAATTAGGCAAATAATAACAAATGGCAGCATATGCATTGTTCAATAACTATGAAAGCAGCTAAGTGTATATGATAGCTCTAAAATAAGTAGCAATATGTCATCTGTGATTGCTGAGCCATAAACAACCAAAAAGGTAAAACAATAAAATTTCCATTTGGTAATAGCAGATTTGACTAAATAATCAAATCAACTGAAACTATTTCCGATACAAACTACAAGATTGGAAAAATGGTCTCAGAATGTTCTCTTTTATTATGTCCAGTCCGGGTGACTTAACCCGAATTACAGGAGTAAGATTTAGGAGTACTTACTTTCAAAATAGAAGAACAGTTGAAACAACATTACGAGTACTAGAATTTTTGCCACCATACCATAGAGGCCCAAAGGAGCAAAACGAGCAGTACAACATAGCTAAGACCTCCGACAGCGAAGGCaaaggaagagcccccaagcaccgccgccgcccgcccccCTCCCCGCCGAGTGCTGCCCGCCTCCCTGCATGCGCCGAGCCGCTCGCCTCCCTCCCCGCCGAGCACCGAGCCGCTCGCCTCCCTCCCCGCCTCGCCATCGTCATCGTCGGGCCCGCCTCGCCGGCGAGCTCCCTCCCCTGCAACCACACAGCGCTGCTCATCACCAGCGGCAGGGGAGCGGTCCCAGATCCAGCGAAGCGAGGCAGCCAAGGCCGGTGGCTCCGAAGGTGCTCCCACGGTGAGCTCGCGTCGCCGAGCCAGCCACGCCCGCCGCGGTCCCACCTGGCACTCACCACTGCTCCACCCCGACGCCTCCTACGAGCCCACCACTACAGGCGCCGAAGACTTTGCGTCTTGAAGAAAGACGATGCAAATAAGTGTCCAAGTTAGCCGCGTACCCAAAAATGCATGCTCTGTTTGCGTCTTCTGTTGGAGCCGGTTTTCTTTAGCTACAACACTACGAACGACCTATTTTGGATTTGTGTCGCCCTTTGCATaggctgttggagacagtctaacatACCTGAAAGCCTATCCTTGAGCAGCAACAGGCAACAAAATACAGAGCAGACCTGAAGGATGAACAAGGAGCAATAAAGACTGTAACATATGACACTAATGCTAAACTGAAACCTTTAATAGCATGGAAAAAGTGTTGTAAGCCAAAGAAGAAAGGAGGTCTTGGATTATCAACCTTAAATGTCAAAACTCAGCCCTGCTTCTCAAACATCTTGATAAATTCTATAATCGGAAAGATGTTCCTTGGGTTAAACTTGTTTAAAGTTTAGACAACCTCCAAATATTTTAGATCACACCCGTGAGTTAAAGTGGTCTAAAGTTTTTGCCATCAACTTTAGCCAAATGATCTTTAGACCAAAGAATCCAAAAAGGCTAGCGATGCGTTATCGTTCACATAGCAAACACATCAGGTACACAATGCTTCAATTTACATGCTCTCAAATACAGCACGAATATACATCATTTCATCCACTTATGTCGATCAAGAGGCGCAAATTTGATCACTCCGAGTCTCAGTGCTGGACACCTGTGCTGCACAATTTTATCAGGTCCATCAGGGTAGAGTAAAGCACTTCCAGTGAAAGGTACCCCAAAAACCTACGCTTCTCTAACTCTGGACTATCCGCTGACATCTTCGCCTCCTCCGTTGGGTGATCAACAGTGAGGTACCATGAGATGCAGCCATATGTGTCATCCGGATCAACATGTGCCACTAGGCCAAGTGTTTCGCCTTGGTCAAGATCAAAGTACAGGCACAGGAAATCTCTAGTCACATTCATCCCAAGAACCATTGCTTCATCATGGAGCCAGTGGATTACTTGACTGGCAACCTGCAGATATACAAAATAATAAGTTATCAAACTAATAAGGTTGAGCACTGCAAATGGTTTGCAAAATTTGCATGGAACTGGTAATGGACAAAGGTTTTAGAAAGGGGCATAACGCAGCAATTATTTGAGTGCAGTGATTCAACATTAGAGCTATGCATAGAATATGGGTGCGTTTGGTTTCTTGGCCAACTTCTAGCCTGGCTAGAATCCTAGCCTAGGCAGCCTTAGCCTGCTCCCACTAAGCCAACCCCTGGTTGTTTGGCTGTCAGAGTGTGTTTGGTTGCCTGGTTTGTTTTGATACAATCACCTCTTCTTCCAATGGACCCCTGGTTGTTTGGCTGTCTGTACTATAGTAGCCTGGCTAGCTCCAGAGTGTGTTTGGTTGCCTGGTTTGTTTTGATACAGTCACCTCTTCTTCCAATGAGATAGAGATGGCAGAAGATGGCTGATTCAGTCGATTTTTGGGCGTTTTTCTCCAGCAGCTTGGCCTCCCATACGAAGTCCGCTCCCGCCACGCCGCGGAACGCGTGGTTGAGCCACCCGAGCCAGCAGGCGGGTCGAGGCGGAGCAGCACCTTGGCGGCGCAGTGCTCCGGCAGGTCGCCCAGGCCCACAGCAGCAGGCCCGGCAGCCGCCACCGCCTCGGCTCCGTCCATCCCGAGCAGAACCGACAACCATGCCCTTCCCCGGTGCTGGTCAGCGCGAGGCACGCCGGAGACGGCGCAGCCGCGGAGGAGCAGATGCGAGCCGGAGACGGCACAGGGAGGGCCGCCGGGGCCCGGCGCGCTCACAGGCTCGGGCGGTGTCGGGAGGTTGAAGAAATGCGGTGGGGAGAGGGGGCGGTGAGGAGACGCGCGAGGGAGGCTTGGCCAAGCCAGGCTCCAGAAAAACAGAAGCTCATGTCGTTCTTTCCTGGCCAGGCTACAGTAGGTAGTACGGATGGCTCCCCAAAGCCAGGCCCCAACCCATCTACAGCCTACCAAACAAGCTCATCTTGGCTCCGGGTAACCAGGCCAGGGgttagccacccaaccaaacatgccctatatTCTTCAGCAAACCTTTCTTGAGATATAAGAAATAATAAGTAGACAAGCAATTTTCCAATTTCCATCGTGCAGATCTacccaaaaaaaaagaagagggagggaggggggagCGTTTCATCACCTGCTGCAGAAGCATCATTGGGAGGTCTTCCAAGTCACAATTGTAACTATTTATCAGACGTCCATCAGATGGCTTCCCAGTCAACGATCCAGCAATGCTTGGAGAGCCCTCACCCATTAAACTAATTTGGCCGTCTTTCAAGATCACCTTTGTACTAAACTGTGACCTGGATTTGTACTTCAGCTCGTGATGGTCTGAAGGCATTCTGGCTCGATCTGTGGACAGGATAGGCTGAGGAACTTTCAAGCAGAGAGACCAGGAAGACGTCCGAGAATGCCATGTAGGAAGGGAACGCAGATGGAGATAAGGAACCCTACTAACCTGCATTAGTGAAAGGAAGTCACAATGCCAGTCTActataaaattatattaaatgaCAAGTGTAGAGTAGGCCTACCACACTTTCCAGCTCCAAATGTACTTTGTTAGAAAATATCCTGTGAGACACTGTCATGCAAAAATGACTTAGCAGGCCACAATCGTCAGTTGCAGCCTGAGCAGAACCCGGGTAACGAACCATATGACGAGATTTCTCCCTGAGTTTCCTAAGAATGTTTTCATGGAACATATGTAGCAGGTAAATTTCTAAGCATTTGGGGTTAGGAAACCCTCTCACATCCTTATTTGAAGAATCCGTCCCATTTACAGTGGCTACTGCAAGATTTCCAGTATAATCTGTATCCATATGATCTTCCTGCCCTACTGTTCCTGAGTTACTATTTTGTCCAGAGAGCTCAAGCGAAAGGCACAAAGAACACTCCTGGCCAATCGCTAATTGCAGAAAATCTTCGCACATCCCAGTAACATTGATGCCTTGAGATTGGATAAATGTCTCCCGGATCACCATATCAAATACCTACAAGAGATATGCACTAAATCAAGTGCGATGGTGCAGGTAAAAGTAAGGAAGACAGCATGGTGAAGACTACAATGGTTCTTTTCTATACATGGTGCTCTAGTTAGCCAGAGGACTGTGTGAAAATCATAGGCATTTAACCCACCTGCTCCTCAAATATGGACTTGTGGATGTCACGAAGGATGGAATGTGCATGTTTGATAGACTTATTGACATCATCATTCTCCAAAACATCCTTTTCGGCTTCAGTAGTTGTGTTGGTTAACGTGCCTTCTTTCTTTTTTATAGCACTGCTTTCTGCATTATTGGCTATGTCTCCACGAAATTGAAGGCTCAAGGAACGGAAAGACTTCTGTGGTATTTGTACAGACAAAGTGCCTGAAGAGTCTTGATCAATCGGAATTAAAGATAATGGTGATAACCGAGGCATTGTTGTTGTGTCTAGCTGAGAACTATCAACTAGATCAAACATGAAGCCTTCACTTCCTGGACTCCCAACAGCCCGCTGCCGCTTCACTTTCCAGTTCTGCTGCAATCTGCAAATGTATCAGCGCTTTGTGTCAACAGCTTCAATTTTTTACAGCTTTTACATTCAAAACTTCAGCAGCAGTAACTACCTTATTAAGGAGCTGTAGAACCTAGTCTCCTTTTGGAACTGTTGCTCCATTGTCCTAGAAGATTGTTTGAAGTACCGTGACAAATGCTGAGAGATCCCAAAAGGCACAAATGAATATTACGGCAGTAAGCACAATAATAAACAGCAGAGCTTGAAATATCAATTACAGAAGCATTCTTTTTTACAGTTACTTTCAGCTCTGGTTTTCTTTGTTGCACTAGTCTAAAGAGCTCCATGCATTCACTCCATTGATTTGAAAATGCTATCTAATTACACATGGTAGCCACGGTACGGAACATACCCTAAGGCGCTGGAGCTTGGTGGCAGCAGAGACTGCCATGTCAACAAGTATTTCATTTGGCTGCGACTTGGGCTTCGTTGTCGAGGCGACGGCCACAGCGTCATTAGCCTCCACCTGAGGCATAATTTTCAACATAATCATAAGTGATCGCCAGCATTGCATTCGCAGGGACTGAAATTGGGTGCACATCTGCATTTACCAACCGTGCCGATGAGGTCTATGACGACGGAGAGCTCCTGATGTGCCTGCTGCAGGCTCTCCATAAGGCTCTGCCAGGGCCATGCCTGCTGGGTAGTGTCAGCCTCAGCCGCCTTCTTGGCCTTCTTTGCATCCTTCTCTATGACCCAGGAGAAGTCAATCCGGCGGATGGCCGCGAGTCGCTGCTCCTCGTTGCTAGTGTCCCTACAACCGCAGACACCGCCCCGCAAGCAGAGGAAAGGAAAAGCGCGTGAGTTCCTGGTGGATTTGAGAGGAACAGATTACGGGTTGTCAGCAAACTTACGGTGGGTAGTGCTCGTTGCCAATCTCGTCAATGGCCTCAAGGCGCTTGATGGGGAGCTTGTCGAGGTCCACCCGCACGTCACCTTTCTCCATGTCGCTCCTTTCTTTTTGTTTTCTGGAGCTCACTTTGGCCCTGTTTCCTTAGCTAGCTTTTTCATAAGTTTCAGCCAACCATACCTTCAACACAGGCTACTCAGGCTGGAGCAGGTAGCTCAATCAACGGGCTGGCACAGATCCACAGGTCGCAGGCCAGTCGAAGTCAGAGGAGCTGCTCAGTGTTGCCTTTGCTGGATCTGCAGGGCGTCGACAGTCAGCCGTGGTACACCGACAGAATGGGACTGCATATAGATGTTCTTGTTGTGTCAATAGACAACAAATGTGTTGCATATAGTCGTTCTTGTTGTGTCAATAGACAAGTAGTACTCAAGTACTTGAAAACAAAATATTTTTGGGGTTGTCGAACAACTAACTAGTCACTGTTTTACAGTTAATAGACCAAGAAATACAGAATTGCTAGCACTGGTAGTCATCGCCAATACCTATTCCctaactgaaaaaaaaaactccagaATTACTCACAGTTTTGAATGGCTGTGTGCAACAGCCAACAGCCATGCAGCTATAGACAGTACAGGCGCATACTTGCATACTAGAATCCTCATACCAGTAGTACAGGGTACCGTAAAATCCCTAAAAAGAAAAGTAGAGGAGAAAATAAATACATGATAACTAAGGTCTCAACTAAGCTATTTGTGGTGTTTCGCATGATATGATATTCTGATGGATGCAAATGTTCTATCTGGAGaatgctagctagtgaatccaAATGTTCTGCGGTTCTTTAATTTTCAGTAACTCTAATAAGCAGCATCTTGTGTACTAGGCACACTGAAAATTCCAAGCTAACTGACTGACTCAAACATGTGACCATCAGAGTTGAGAGCAGCTGAACTGACTTGGAACAAACAGCAAAGTCTATTGAGCTAATTAAAGCAGGAGAAATTGCTCTCTGACAGACGCTAAATAAACCTCATGCATAAAGGCACTGCAGGTTAAATAAATTCAGCATAGCATAAAGGCGGTTCTTTAACCATCAGACAAAACATGCTATTCTCAGTatgctactacaagcacatccaatgAGTAGAAGTTACACATCCAAGTCGTAGGAGCTCGATctggggagaagagaggaagggCTCACCGGATCTTGGGACGAGGCAAGGCGGCCAGGCGGGGGCAGTCACGGAGCAGTGGTGGAGATCGAGCCGGCGCGGTCAggtcggcgggcggcggcggcactgGATCAAGCACAGGCAGCCGGGCGTCGAGGTGGCGGCGGCAGCCCCAGGATCTACGGAAACAGTCTATGAGAAGAGAGGATTAAGAAACCCGAAACCCTAGCGGGAGGCACAGAGATGTAGGTTGTGGCGGGCTCACCGTTGGCGTGAGCCGAAGCGACGAGAAGGCGCAGGGGCGGCGGCGACGGGATGCCGGCCGGGCGGCGGGCTCGCGACTTGAAGCTGCGCGAGCGGAGGAAGAGCTGCTCGAGCGGTCGCGCGACTGTCAAGCGGGATGCAACGGGAACCCTCCCGGCCTCATCGATCGGATTCCTTCCGCGTGGAAAACGAAGGGAAGCCGGCTGCGTTACCTCGGGTTGGTGGGCTTCCAACCAGCACAAAATTTTGAGACAATtcatgtgtgccattaaaaaaagatcgcaataccatgtgaaaattcagcggtctttagTGCCACTACTTTAgctttttcgtgtcctccatgccactttcATCAGTTTGGACTCTAACGCCGTAAAACTGCagatgtgaaaagacgaaaatacccttaaatGTAAATATGTcaataattttttttgagcatcttaacaacttcaaataaaaaaactcaaaactagaaagttgcagatctcgtcgagatctataattttcttataaaaattatttttatttaattccacaaaaaaatataatttgatatgattaatatatcttagaaaaatcatattattatttttacgaaattaaataaaaataattttatatgaaaattatagatctcgacgagatctacaactttctagttttgagtttttttatttgaagtcgttaagatgctaaaaaattaatgacatatttaaacttaagggtattttcgtcttttcacacctgcagtttgacggcgttagagcccaaactgaagAAAGCGGCATAGAgggcacgaaaaagttggagcagtgacgctgaagaccgctgaactttttgcAGAAACATCCagggcattgcgatcttttttaatgacaCATAGGGAATTCCCCTAAAATTTTGGCCCAGGGGTGATTGGCCCACGGAATTCGCGGGGATCTCCCGGAGGATTTGGGCTCCCAGAGTAGCCTGCACAGTACTCCGTATAAATTACTCTGCGAGACGATGAAAATACTACGTGGAGTATTAATCAACACAAGCATTGACGAAAAGGGTGATTTTCCGTTCATATCAGCCGTTCATACAGCTGCTAGTACTTCAATGGATACTAGCGTCACATTCGAACAATCCACCAAGACCAACGACTGCAATGGTTCAAGCACTATAGCTGTATAGCACAAGTGCACTTTACGATTCCGATGCAAACTCCAACAGCTCTGATAAATGGCAATGACATACTATTAACATAACACAAAATCAGGACACTAAAAGAAGCTGCGATCTTATTGGCATATATAGTACACGAAGCAGTGACACAATAAGCGTCACCATTCACAGGAGTTCCAAATCGCAGCAGCTGAAATGTTCGAACGATATAGTTCGTCATAAACTTAGATGCGGAAGCTACAACTAACAGAACTGCCACCAAAGTTGTCTAACTACCAATAGGTCCTTCAGGTTGGCAGAGCTAAGGAGCATTAGCAGGAGGCCTAGGCGTTCGG includes:
- the LOC136461918 gene encoding mediator of RNA polymerase II transcription subunit 17-like isoform X1 — encoded protein: MEKGDVRVDLDKLPIKRLEAIDEIGNEHYPPDTSNEEQRLAAIRRIDFSWVIEKDAKKAKKAAEADTTQQAWPWQSLMESLQQAHQELSVVIDLIGTVEANDAVAVASTTKPKSQPNEILVDMAVSAATKLQRLRHLSRYFKQSSRTMEQQFQKETRFYSSLIRLQQNWKVKRQRAVGSPGSEGFMFDLVDSSQLDTTTMPRLSPLSLIPIDQDSSGTLSVQIPQKSFRSLSLQFRGDIANNAESSAIKKKEGTLTNTTTEAEKDVLENDDVNKSIKHAHSILRDIHKSIFEEQVFDMVIRETFIQSQGINVTGMCEDFLQLAIGQECSLCLSLELSGQNSNSGTVGQEDHMDTDYTGNLAVATVNGTDSSNKDVRGFPNPKCLEIYLLHMFHENILRKLREKSRHMVRYPGSAQAATDDCGLLSHFCMTVSHRIFSNKVHLELESVVSRVPYLHLRSLPTWHSRTSSWSLCLKVPQPILSTDRARMPSDHHELKYKSRSQFSTKVILKDGQISLMGEGSPSIAGSLTGKPSDGRLINSYNCDLEDLPMMLLQQVASQVIHWLHDEAMVLGMNVTRDFLCLYFDLDQGETLGLVAHVDPDDTYGCISWYLTVDHPTEEAKMSADSPELEKRRFLGYLSLEVLYSTLMDLIKLCSTGVQH
- the LOC136461918 gene encoding mediator of RNA polymerase II transcription subunit 17-like isoform X2, whose protein sequence is MAVSAATKLQRLRHLSRYFKQSSRTMEQQFQKETRFYSSLIRLQQNWKVKRQRAVGSPGSEGFMFDLVDSSQLDTTTMPRLSPLSLIPIDQDSSGTLSVQIPQKSFRSLSLQFRGDIANNAESSAIKKKEGTLTNTTTEAEKDVLENDDVNKSIKHAHSILRDIHKSIFEEQVFDMVIRETFIQSQGINVTGMCEDFLQLAIGQECSLCLSLELSGQNSNSGTVGQEDHMDTDYTGNLAVATVNGTDSSNKDVRGFPNPKCLEIYLLHMFHENILRKLREKSRHMVRYPGSAQAATDDCGLLSHFCMTVSHRIFSNKVHLELESVVSRVPYLHLRSLPTWHSRTSSWSLCLKVPQPILSTDRARMPSDHHELKYKSRSQFSTKVILKDGQISLMGEGSPSIAGSLTGKPSDGRLINSYNCDLEDLPMMLLQQVASQVIHWLHDEAMVLGMNVTRDFLCLYFDLDQGETLGLVAHVDPDDTYGCISWYLTVDHPTEEAKMSADSPELEKRRFLGYLSLEVLYSTLMDLIKLCSTGVQH